DNA sequence from the Schistocerca americana isolate TAMUIC-IGC-003095 chromosome 2, iqSchAmer2.1, whole genome shotgun sequence genome:
cttcgcgtcttaatatctcggaatGTAATGGGAACATTGCGAtgtaatcaacgccattgtgtatgtgctttgtcatgctatggattgctgaagaaaaaatattggaggtccattaaaaaaaacataagtttgtgttaaaaaacacatacgctttcgttttagaatgtttccaaataagtgcattcatgggccccagccctacattgataccggtgaaagtcgttttccaatagctgttattgttccaaagatattttgggtggacaagatagctgggacaccctgtatatatatatatatatatatatatatatatatatatatatatatatatatatatatatatatatatataagatgaacatcaacaaaaacaagacaaggataatggaatgtagccgaattaaatcgagtgatgcagaggaaattagattaggaatcaggaattgagacactttaagtagtagatgagttttgctatttggggagcaaaataactgatgatggtcgaagtagagaggatataaaatgtggactgcaatggcaaggaaagcgtttctgaagaagaggactttattaaaatcgagtatagatttaagtctccgTAAGTCTTCTTtgtaagtatttgcatggagtgtagctatgtatgaagtgaaacacggacgataaacagttctgacaagaagagaatagaagctttcgaaatgtggtgctacaggaaaatgctgaagattagatggatagatcacataactaatgaggaggtactgaatagaattggggagaagaggaatttatggcacaatttgactataaGGAGGGACCAGTAGGTAGGACGaaaaagggatcaccaatttagtattggagggtagtgtggagggtaaaagtcgtagagggagaccaagagatgaatgcactaagcagattcagaagggtgtaggctgcagtagttacttggacatGAAGACGCttgtacaggatacagtagcatggagagctacatataaccagtctctggactgaagaccacaacaacatatataaaGAAAGGGTAGGTGTCACCAGATGATGGTTGGGCATATTGTCGTCCACAGTATCTACGGCACATCGTGCTAATGCTTCGTACCTAGTTTGATATAAAGCTGGGGACGCAACATATAAGGAAAAGTAACCACCACCAAAAACTTTTAACTGGCCATCGGGTCTGTGTCCGACTGGTGTAGGCTGTACTACGACGTCATTTTTACAAGAAAAATGACCGAAACATTCTCTGCATAGCTTGCGTGAAAATCTTGCAAGATATAAATAAAATGACAAGGCCAAGTATCTCAGGGACGTGTAGCGTAAGACGCAATGAAAAGTAGTTACTGGACACGAAAAGTGTTCGGTCATTAATGTTCATTAACAATGTGCCGTTGACGCCTCTGTTCTAGCCGCAATCCTCTGAAAACACATCATACAAATTAAAAATCATATGAAAGTGACATGGTTTTTGTTAGAAATTAAAGGCAGAATGACTTTAACTTCATACTATTTCAAGAAAACCTGTCATTTACATAATAATCTTTACAATGAGCACAGCAGACTCCAGTGAAGAGTGTGAAGTTTTAGGAGTCGATACACTCACGTAAATGCGTAAATTTAGAGTAAAGGTGCATAATCGTTTACAGAATTATTTCACAAGCGGTTCATACATACAAAAGAGGATGAAACAAAAAGTAATAATACAAAGTTCACAGTACTGGAGCCCCCTTTTTTTGCAAATCAAGCACTAAAGAAAATGATAAGTATAGTCCAAAAAAGAGTGACTTTGTGGTATCCTGAGGTTAATAATAACGTAATCAGGATATAATTTTGGATCTGTGGACTGAAATCGCAGATGTATTGGAAACCACAAATAGGCAAAACCTTTACTGGAAATTTTAGGCATAGATTATAGCCTCAAAAAAAAATAGTTTGTTAAGTGAGAGGGGTGGTGTATCTAAGGAACTTGTAGGATTTGGGTAACGAGCACGATGTTCGTGTGTAATGTGTAATGACATGTGTAATGACTGTCGACGTTACcgatttacataaacaatatttatttatacacattATACGGACAGATACAACTTAAACCCTTGGTGTCCCAGAACACACTGCCCATGGTCCAgagatactgttttttttttttttttttttttttttttttttttttttttttgcagcgatATCCAAGGCACGGAGTGCTGAAGCTGTGTTGCAGTGTGGTGCTGGTCGTCTCTGGGGTTGTTGTCTAGTTCGAACTCAAATAGATGTCTTGGTCGGTGCAGCGATCTGCCTGTTCTTACCGTCAGTACTGGCTAAGTAGGTGGTACTGGAGGTCCCATCGTTAGGTCACCTGCCGGTGGTTCTATGTGATCCTGTGGTGTGGCTGTAGGTTGATTCTGGTCCGGTTTTCCATGTTGTAGTCTGGGGCTGGCACATGTAGGATGCCATCCCTGGATAGCGTAGGTAACAGTTCAACTGTGTCGACTGACTGTGGTATCAGTGTGGAATGGTACAAAGATCGCAACATCGTTCTCTTGTCGACCTGTCGATTTTCGTACGTGGCAGATACCATGATCATCGTGACATCTTCTGGAAGGAAGTGCTTGACATCGACTGTGGCGGAAAATGGGATTGTGTCGTGGCGTGAGGTCAAAATGTCGGTATTGTTCTGCGGTATCTCCACTGAAGTCCATGCTGGCTTCAGTCTATTGACGAACACAGTAGTGGGTTTGCTGGCTAGCATGATTTCGAATGTATTGAGTCCCCATCTTAGTACTTTATATGGTACACTGTACGCTGGGTGCAGCACTGGCTTGGCAGCATCTGTGCATAGCATCATATGAATGCAAATCTGTAGATTTTTGTGCACAAATACATTCGGTGTTGTGTGGTGCGATGGCGGTGGGACTCTGATGCTGCGTATCCGTTCTCTGACCTGTCGTATGAGGTCTGGGAGTCCTCATTGAATTCGTCCGTTGTCTGTGTGACAAATTCTGCCAGGAGGCTAATCGCTTTGCCATAGGGGATCTCTGCTAGCGAGGTGTCGAAGTCCTCTGATACCCAGCAGCACCCAGAGTAGGACCTCTGACCATTCTTGGCATATCAAAGATGCTTTCAGTGTATGGTGCCAATGTCCCACTAGGCCATTTAACTGTAGATGGCAGGCTGTGGTATGGAATCAGTGGCAGTCGCAGAGGCGGCACAGTTCCGTAAACAGGGTCGATTCGAATTGTCTGCCCTGATCGGTTGTTAGCGATTCAGGGCAGCCAAACCTCGCTATCCATAGGTCGATGAACGATCTCGCCACTGTCTCCACTGATATGTCCCTGAGAGGAGCCGTCTGCACCCACCAAGTCGTGCGGTCGATGACTGATAGGGTACAACTAAATCCGTTAGATTCAGGTAGTGGCCCACTAAATCTACATGTGCATGACAAAAACGGCCCCTTGGGACAGAAAAGCTCCCTAACGGCGGCTGGTTGCGTCGTCCTGTCTTCGCCCTCTGGCAAGGAATGCACACTCGTGTCCAAGTGGCACAATCCCTCTTCATATTCAGCCACACACAATGCTCCGAAACTAGTTTCATTGTGGGGTGCACTCCGAGGTAAGCTAAGTTATGGAGCTCGTCTAATGTTGTTCAGTGATAGTTGGTCGGGACGGAAGGTTGGTGCTTCCCCGTTGACATGTCGCACCAAAATAGATcgttggttctgagcactgtgcatTGTCATAGTTGTAATCCTGTGTCGCTGCCTGAAAAGAGTCATTCCAGGTCCATTCTGATGCCTTTGCGTCCGCGAGATTATCGATATCCACTTGAGTGGTCACAACCACTAGACAGGACAGGTAGCTTGCAACCATATTGTCTGCTCCGAACACGTGGTGAACGTCTGTTGTGAACTGTAAGATGTGCTTCAAGTGCCTAAACCGGTATGGTGTGGCCTTGGCAGACGGATTCTTTACTGCATCAGCTAATggttgatggtctgtatagatagtAAGTGGTCTGTGTTCAATTTTGTCGTGGAAGTAGCATACCGCTTCGTATATGGCCAGTGGTTTGCAGTCAAAGGTCGACCACTTCCTTTGAGAGTTTGTCAGTTTCCTTGAGGAAAAACAGAGAAGTTGTGTCATCCCTGGCACTTCCTGCTGTAAATACACCGCTTATCGCTCAGTCGCTCATGTCTGATGTAAtgataatgtaagtaggctgtttaggattttatattgGCAAcaccacgtggcgctctgtatgaaaatcactggctgtgctgtgtgcagtctgtggctagtttgcattgttgtctgccattgtagtgttgggcagctggatgtgaacagcgcgtagcgttgcgcagttggaggtgagccgccagaagtggtggatgtggggaagtgagatggcggatttttgagaatggataatctggaggtgtgtccatcagaaacagtagatttgtaagaatggatgtcatgaactgctatatatattataactattaaggtaaatacattttttgttctctattaaaagctttcatttgctaactatgcctatcagtagttagtgcctttcgtagtttgaatcttttatttagctggcagtagtggcgctcgctgttttgcagtagttcgagtaacgaagatttttgtgaggtaagtgatttgtgaaacgtataggttaatgttagtctggcccattcttttgtagggattactgaaagtcagattgcgttgcgccaaaaatattgtgagtcagtttaagcacagtcatgtataatttttcaatggggacgtttcatatattgacccttagccgaggatacctcactggaatcttctgattttttcttgtagtttgtgtaattagtgtagctttagtttattgctagcgcgtaattgtagagagaatctcctttgtagttgcagtctttcattgttgtacagtaaaacagttgtggcatgcatgtaaatttgcaccaagtatttcgca
Encoded proteins:
- the LOC124594118 gene encoding heat shock protein beta-6-like, producing MLCTDAAKPVLHPAYSVPYKVLRWGLNTFEIMLASKPTTVFVNRLKPAWTSVEIPQNNTDILTSRHDTIPFSATVDVKHFLPEDVTMIMVSATYENRQVDKRTMLRSLYHSTLIPQSVDTVELLPTLSRDGILHVPAPDYNMENRTRINLQPHHRIT